The genomic interval tgcTGCTGATTCAACTGGCCGGCGGCTCGCATCATATGCCAATAGTTATCATCGCCAATGGGTGCCTGTCTGCTGCCGTACTTCAGTTGCCGCGTAATGCCCTGCTTGTAGTCGCGATGATCCCTATCGATGGCATAGGCCTTCTCCCTCAGCTTCTCAATCGTTCGCTTGAACTCAGCGAAGGCCTGTGGTGAATGTTTTTGCAGATCGTTGGCCAGCGGCACCAGAGGATTGTGCTGTTGGTGTTGCGTTTGCGACAGATTCTGGTGATAGGTGAGCGGATCGAGCAGTGACTCCAGCACACTCATGTTGGACATGATCAGCGTGTGGATGCGCTGCAGATCGAGCGCTGGATCCAGCGCCGTTACCAAATCCATCTGGAAGTAGTCCATCGTCTTGTCCAACACCTTCTTGCAGCCCGGTGAATTCTCATCCGACCGGCCGCAGCAGCTATAGAAGCCACTGACAAAGGCCGAGGGATGGAAGTACTGCATCCGGATGGAGTTCATCAGACAGATCTTGTGCAGCAAGTCGAACCACTCGCGCTCCTCCACGCAGTTCGTTGTCTGCACAATCAGCGAGCGATCGTTGTGCACAATCTGTGGGAGAAGAGGCGAAAGTAAATCTTAGTCTCATCTTTGTGCAATTAACATAAATTCTGTGCGCGGCGCAATTGCAAAACAATCGCACCCAAGTGAAATCGCTGGCTGAGACAATTCCCACATCTTGGCtgtgataaaaaaaaaaataaaacgtaACGCCAAGAAATCGCACCCACGATGACGATTCTCTTCTGCGTCGGCTGCATTGGTTTCTAGGTTTTgaaatttcccttttttttgtcttttttgtCTTACTACCTCCAAGTGGCAATAACAATAGCGTACGCAAAGCGGAGCTACGCCAGTTCATCTGCATAATAATgctaattatttttaattgccgCAACTTGTCATTTGCCACACAAAACTCTGTGAGTGATTAGTGAAAGTTTCGCGGGCAACTGACTGAGGTTCGGTTTTCACTGTCGCCGAGGATTGGCCTGCCTGCTGCCGCCATCGATTAGCAGCCACTGCTCTACGCCCACACACAGCCACATGTTCCAGTCATGAGTTTGCCGCCGGAGGCAGTGATGACGCTTTTTCAGAACCAAATGAAACCTAATTATAGATAGACTAAAAAAGAAAGAACGATGCGGCTAGCTATAGGATTGTCTTGCTTTCTAAGGAAGTTTACTATTCTTTCTGATATGTAAGCTCCACCTAACGCGTTGCAAGTTCGCAACCAACCATCTAGCATGTAAAGCCAGCTAAATTACCATCACTGCCCGGAGGTGTGTGGGCTTTGGCTGCCTATTTATAGATGTGGCGTGGATCGCACGTTTCCGGCACACTACTCTCGTGTGCATTATTCGTTGCAGCACATGCAAATCGCAGACGAACCAATTGCAATCGAAGCACATCGAATGAATGCTCACCTTAAAGCAGTTCTGCATCTTGAAGCTCTTGTCCTTCAGCTGCTCCACGCTGGCGATCTCCTGGAGCGGTATATCACAGATGGGTTGTTTGCCCTTCGACTTCGCGTAGCTGAGCGAGTGGGTGGTGAGACGGAAGTGGCGTTGTTTGAACTGCCGGCCAAAGCGCTTCCGGGATGTCGGGTACTTGGTCATCAGGCTGTCGGAAGGAAGAGGGAGAAGCAAAGAAAGCGGGGTCTTAGCATCTGCTCTTCGAGATCTCGCACTAGATCCCTCTGTTCTTGTCCCAGGCTCATACGCAACCGAGACAAAAACAGAGCTAATtgttcaataaattataagCAATTTCTCTTACCCCTCGCTAGACGTTAGTATAGATTTAATGTGTGATGAATAAGTGTGATTTTTGTGTGATGGGATGGTATAAATGTGTGATGTGTTGGGCGTGATGGATTGgttttgatttattatttgatacatgttttttttattttttatattatttttggtaaaaGCAGCGCGCGGAAAAGAAGAGAAAGACAAAGAAAGTTTTGGTATTAGAATAAAACGAAGCGTAATCAACCAAATGCCTTGGGTGGGATATGCCAAATCTATAGAAGAGGAGGTATATAGAGGGAGCATTGCACAGTCCACCAATCGATATTTTCTAGAGGCTACAGGCCACCCCCACTGATTGGGCAAGTTTTTCGAACCAAATCAGGGGGATCGCGCATCTAAAGAGCATCAAAAGTAAAAAACCTCAACTTACCCCTCTTTAAGTAAAACTGGTTCCAGTGGcgttgccgccgccgccgccggatGAACGCTGCTGCTCGCGTGACTGGGCGTCGAGATCACCTCCAGGAAGTGCTTAACCGCATCCACGTGCTGCTCCGTGCAGAACTTTTTGTACAGCTCGACGGTGAACTCCTCCTTGCAAGTCTGCTGCGACGACCGGGAGCTGACCAGGTTACCCAGCGATTGGATCGTCTTGGAGATGAGCGTCAGCGTGCGACTCGTTTGGGCATCCTGAAAAATAAGGAAAGACGTATTATTAatgatttattattattgatttatttaaatagaTCGTTTATCAGAATCAACTTACCAGTCGCTCGGTGGTCAGATCGAAGAGCTTCGGCCCCAGGATAGCGGGCGCAAAGAAGCGGAGGAAGATGAATCCGGACACCACGGAGTAGCGCACTTCTCGATTGCTGGGGAAATGCTCACCCGCACACTCACGAAGGTCGTGGAAGATCTGACACAGAACTTTGGGACAGCGATCAGCGCTCTTGGTGATTGCCTCAAAAACCCGCTCCACATAATCCTGCAGATTGTGCAGATTCGTGTCCACTGCAGAGCGATCCTTAATCTTGCTGGGATCGATCTCACATGGTTTCTTTTCGGCAACGATCTGCGACAAAACGGGACGCAATGTCTGATGGAGGTAGTGCAGTCCAGACAACCGCATTGCCTCATCCATCATCTTGGAGACCAAGGTATTACCCCGGAAAATGGTGGTGGGATCCGTCAGATGGGAGATCTCGTGGTCAGCCAGCGCCTTGATGATCGGCGCAATGCGCTCCGTGTGCGTGAAGAGTCGCACCAGCGGCTGGGCCACCTCCGTCTTGCCCGAGACCAGCTCGCCTAGGATCGATACAGCCGACACGGTGATGGGTCGCTGATCAACCGATTCCAGGAGCAGATTCATAAGATCGTCGTATGTGGCCAGCGGGAAGACATGATCGGCGGTGTAGTTCAGATTTAAACGCAGTGATCCAATGGTCGAGTCCACGCTTAATCTCGTTCCCGGCGGCGTCGCACATGAGCGGGGCGTGGCGTTCAGCGAGCGGCAACTGTTCGTCATGGAGCGGGGTTGGAGATAGTACCAAGCCGATGGATTAAccgcctgctgctcctgcttaTTAAGCATTGGCAGCCGCACTTCACCGAGGAACACTTTATCGGACATGGCTCCATGTGCGTCGTGCCACACGCTCACCACAATCTCCACCAGATCCGCACCGCCCAACGGGTAAATAGAATAGCCCTTGTTCGCGGATGATTCCAGGGAACCGGCACTCTTGTTACTTCCAGTGGTATTTGTGCTGCCCGCATCCGCATCGATGTGTAGATCAAAGTACATGGCCTCGTCAAACTCCGGATCGACGGTCTTTTTGCGCTGCTTAGTTCGTCGCGTCACCTGGTGCTTGTTGCTATAGTGGGCGGTACAGACCACAAATGGATCGCACGTGCCCTGCTTCTTGGCCAGGTCCACGCAGGCTGGTACTTTGATGGTCACGCCAACGAATCTCCCATGCGATTTCCAATTGGACAGCTGATCCGACGACGTGGATGTGGTATTGATGATCGGAAAGTGCTGAGTCTGCGATGGAGGATGATACACGTGACCAAATAGACCGGCGGCTCGCGTCTTGAGTGTCATGGCTGCCGATGAGGAACTCGCTGCAGCGGCTGACGCTCTCTGAATGTTGCTCAGTTCACTGTTCTCCTTGTAATCGTTCAGGTGCGCCCGCTGCTGGTGGCTCTGGCGTAGCAGGTGCTGGTGGTGCGGCAATGTGTGCAGTCCCAGATCTATGCCCTCGGAGAGGGACTGAGTCTGTTGGGCTTCCGTAAATGCCACCTCCACATTAACCATGCCCTGAACCTCGGAGTCTTGGTCGACTGGCCTCAGTGAGAACCAGTGATCCTTGTGATTGTACATGTGCAGCTCCTCCCGCTTGATCGCTATCTTGCCAATGGGCTTGTCCTGCTTCATATCACGATCCCACAGATAGATGGTCAGGTAGCGGAAGCGGCGCGGAATCTTGAACTGGTGCTCCTCGCCGAAGAACGGCGTCAGTGTGCGTTCGATGGTGGGTGTGCGGCAGATCTCCTCCTGGTCCAACGCAATTGTGCAGTAGACATCGCGGGTGCCCTGTGTGCTGCAGCTAGTGTTGGCCGCATTGCGACTGCTCAGATTCTTTGCCTCGCCTGGAATTAAACGAAAAGAAAGGTATATTAGTACTACATTTCATATGCACAATTTATCAAGCTTAACGAGTAAAGCGCGTCCGTTTGTTAAGATTATGGTCTTTGTTTCAGgtgaaaatatttaactaaAGATTAAGTGATTATCGCAAGTGGTCTTCGAGTATAATTCGGTTTACTCTTGCCTTaaagcatttaaataaataaagtttatGTTTGCGACCAGATAAGTTTCTAAAGCACTGAACCAAGAACAGTAGAAGTTTGAAGTATTATAGAAGCCATCTATTAATGACTAATGAAgactttaaaaattaaaagccaatAGCCTCATTACGAGAATTTCTAATGACCCAATCACACACTTTCTCCCAACCGGAAACACTGTTAACAGCTATCAAACATTCATTAGCATAAATTAATATAAGATTATCCTCTCCATTTTCGTATCAGCAGCTGTTTGGCCTTGACACCTGCCAACTTTTGCTGTTTGGGGATGTAAAAAGTCGCAATCACAATCAATCGCATTACACCATACATATAATTCCAGCGGGCTCTTTTGATTTCCGAATACGGACAGCGGACGTGACTTCCTGTGCGAGTGCTTCGATGCCTATAGTCTATATAGCCTATATGTGTTTGGTATTGTGAACCGATGATGGCTGGCTGGTGGTCGACGGCATTGGTTTATGGATGCTCGGCCACCTGGGGGACACaacaaatacatacatatatgtagtTCGCAGTGGCTGGCGCTTGGCTAGACCGAGTGGATTGTAAGCGGCGTTGATAATAAACGGCAAGGCCTTGATAAGCGCGAAAGGGTGAAGGCGCCGGCCTGCCCACAAGGCAAGTACTATAAAGTTGCTCAATGAAAGAAATTAGCGGCAGTCGAGCGGAAATATAATAAGTGCACGCACACCAACGCCAACGTGCGTGTGCCGTCGTATCTGTGTGTCGATGCCggcatttgtatctgtatctgtatccgttGTGGCCAAATTTGATTTTGCCCGCTATTCACAAACTTCCATGATTAGCACCTTGGTTATCATGGTTAGTCTGTAAACAGGAAATATGGCTCGgctatcagatacccattacaAACACTATCTGCGAATTTTACACTTTTTTAGGAAACATTTGGGATAGAGCTGCGTAGAGTTGAAAAGAATGAATTGCAGCTTTGAAAAAAAAAGCCTTC from Drosophila mauritiana strain mau12 chromosome 3L, ASM438214v1, whole genome shotgun sequence carries:
- the LOC117140903 gene encoding GTPase-activating protein isoform X2, whose translation is MLLKKKRYMFDERDDNNINSPVAVEPSSNNNKMADTREVRIEEQLKVKIGEAKNLSSRNAANTSCSTQGTRDVYCTIALDQEEICRTPTIERTLTPFFGEEHQFKIPRRFRYLTIYLWDRDMKQDKPIGKIAIKREELHMYNHKDHWFSLRPVDQDSEVQGMVNVEVAFTEAQQTQSLSEGIDLGLHTLPHHQHLLRQSHQQRAHLNDYKENSELSNIQRASAAAASSSSAAMTLKTRAAGLFGHVYHPPSQTQHFPIINTTSTSSDQLSNWKSHGRFVGVTIKVPACVDLAKKQGTCDPFVVCTAHYSNKHQVTRRTKQRKKTVDPEFDEAMYFDLHIDADAGSTNTTGSNKSAGSLESSANKGYSIYPLGGADLVEIVVSVWHDAHGAMSDKVFLGEVRLPMLNKQEQQAVNPSAWYYLQPRSMTNSCRSLNATPRSCATPPGTRLSVDSTIGSLRLNLNYTADHVFPLATYDDLMNLLLESVDQRPITVSAVSILGELVSGKTEVAQPLVRLFTHTERIAPIIKALADHEISHLTDPTTIFRGNTLVSKMMDEAMRLSGLHYLHQTLRPVLSQIVAEKKPCEIDPSKIKDRSAVDTNLHNLQDYVERVFEAITKSADRCPKVLCQIFHDLRECAGEHFPSNREVRYSVVSGFIFLRFFAPAILGPKLFDLTTERLDAQTSRTLTLISKTIQSLGNLVSSRSSQQTCKEEFTVELYKKFCTEQHVDAVKHFLEVISTPSHASSSVHPAAAAATPLEPVLLKEGLMTKYPTSRKRFGRQFKQRHFRLTTHSLSYAKSKGKQPICDIPLQEIASVEQLKDKSFKMQNCFKIVHNDRSLIVQTTNCVEEREWFDLLHKICLMNSIRMQYFHPSAFVSGFYSCCGRSDENSPGCKKVLDKTMDYFQMDLVTALDPALDLQRIHTLIMSNMSVLESLLDPLTYHQNLSQTQHQQHNPLVPLANDLQKHSPQAFAEFKRTIEKLREKAYAIDRDHRDYKQGITRQLKYGSRQAPIGDDNYWHMMRAAGQLNQQHHQQQQHQQQQQQQQQLQQFQSQPVLPQMQNFRAYPYQPGTTSNMNAYCLHNTQHQLSFHQQQQQHHQPLQQQQSQFLPLRSHQLQRHNNNLNNNNCGNASSSSPSSTTSSVVAAPPSTTSSSQPAPPIY
- the LOC117140903 gene encoding GTPase-activating protein isoform X1, producing MLLKKKRYMFDERDDNNINSPVAVEPSSNNNKMADTREVRIEEQLKVKIGEAKNLSSRNAANTSCSTQGTRDVYCTIALDQEEICRTPTIERTLTPFFGEEHQFKIPRRFRYLTIYLWDRDMKQDKPIGKIAIKREELHMYNHKDHWFSLRPVDQDSEVQGMVNVEVAFTEAQQTQSLSEGIDLGLHTLPHHQHLLRQSHQQRAHLNDYKENSELSNIQRASAAAASSSSAAMTLKTRAAGLFGHVYHPPSQTQHFPIINTTSTSSDQLSNWKSHGRFVGVTIKVPACVDLAKKQGTCDPFVVCTAHYSNKHQVTRRTKQRKKTVDPEFDEAMYFDLHIDADAGSTNTTGSNKSAGSLESSANKGYSIYPLGGADLVEIVVSVWHDAHGAMSDKVFLGEVRLPMLNKQEQQAVNPSAWYYLQPRSMTNSCRSLNATPRSCATPPGTRLSVDSTIGSLRLNLNYTADHVFPLATYDDLMNLLLESVDQRPITVSAVSILGELVSGKTEVAQPLVRLFTHTERIAPIIKALADHEISHLTDPTTIFRGNTLVSKMMDEAMRLSGLHYLHQTLRPVLSQIVAEKKPCEIDPSKIKDRSAVDTNLHNLQDYVERVFEAITKSADRCPKVLCQIFHDLRECAGEHFPSNREVRYSVVSGFIFLRFFAPAILGPKLFDLTTERLDAQTSRTLTLISKTIQSLGNLVSSRSSQQTCKEEFTVELYKKFCTEQHVDAVKHFLEVISTPSHASSSVHPAAAAATPLEPVLLKEGEGLMTKYPTSRKRFGRQFKQRHFRLTTHSLSYAKSKGKQPICDIPLQEIASVEQLKDKSFKMQNCFKIVHNDRSLIVQTTNCVEEREWFDLLHKICLMNSIRMQYFHPSAFVSGFYSCCGRSDENSPGCKKVLDKTMDYFQMDLVTALDPALDLQRIHTLIMSNMSVLESLLDPLTYHQNLSQTQHQQHNPLVPLANDLQKHSPQAFAEFKRTIEKLREKAYAIDRDHRDYKQGITRQLKYGSRQAPIGDDNYWHMMRAAGQLNQQHHQQQQHQQQQQQQQQLQQFQSQPVLPQMQNFRAYPYQPGTTSNMNAYCLHNTQHQLSFHQQQQQHHQPLQQQQSQFLPLRSHQLQRHNNNLNNNNCGNASSSSPSSTTSSVVAAPPSTTSSSQPAPPIY